The Streptococcus downei MFe28 DNA window TTCAAAGACATAGGCTACTGTCTTGAGCAGATTGTCATAGGCTAGTCCGCGTTCCTTAAGTTCGCGAATTGGGCGAATGAAGCGTTCGTCAAAGCCCAGTTTGCGAATTGGTGTCCGAGCTACCCGTGTCACATCATCCACGATATAAGGATTTTCAAACCGTGAAATGATGACCTTGTGGTAGTCCAAGAGGTCTGCTTCCTTGAAGTCCCACTTGGCTATCAAGAGGCTACGAATTTCAGCCAGGACAGCTTGGACATTGGCCTTAACGGTTGAATTCTTGAGAGCTTCCAAAATGGTTTGAGCACCGTAGTGGGCACCCGTATAGGCAGAGGTTGCGTGACCAGAGTTTACTGAGAAAAGCTTACGTTCGATGAAAGGTGTTAGTTCTTCTTCGTAGTGGACACCAGTCAATTTAAGGCCCTTGTTTTTCATGCAACCTGTTTCGACTACCCATTCCTTGAAGGGTTCAACGACAACGAAGAGAGGATCCTCATGGCTTTGAGCAGGTACGATCCGGTCAACAGCGGCATTTGGGAAACCAACATAGTTTTCAGCATATTCTAGACCAGCTTGGGAGAGGTGCTTTTTGACTTCTTCCCAGAGGAATTGGGACCCCCCAATCATATTTTCACAGGCCAAGATATCAATCGGTTCTTCCTTACCAGCCGCTTGACGAGCTTCAATTCCTTGAGCAATCAGGCCTGCAATTAAGGGCAGAATGTTAGGACCGATAGCCGTTGTGATAATGTCCGCTTGGGTAATAGCTGCGACCACGGCTTCTGGATCTTTGCCGTTGTTAATTCCGGAAACACCAGAAACTGCGATATGGCGTTTGCCATCTTCAGCGATTTCGATTTCGTAGCTAGCTCTTTCATTGAGGACGTCAATAATTTTTTCATTAACGTCCACAAAGGTAATGTCAAAATCATTCTCAAAGAGAATTTCTCCGATGAAACCACGCCCAATATTTCCGGCACCAAAGTGTACTGCTTTACTCATTTTTCTAAACCTCTTTTCCTTACTAGGCGACTAGCCTTATTCCACACTATTTAAGAGACGAATAATTTCGTCTTGAGACTGGGCATCTGCCAATTTAACCACATTATCAACATCGGCACAAAAGATAGAAATCTTTTGAATCAATTCCAAGTGTTCGTTTCCTAGACCGGCGATACCAAAGAGAACGGTTGCGATTTGCGGATCTTCTTCCGTACCAAAATTAACCCCCTTAGGAACTTGGACAACGGTCACGCCAGTCTTAAGAACCTCCTTTTTAGCATCGTCGGTCCCGTGAGGAATGGCGATGAAATTCCCCATATAGACAGATAGTTCTTGGTCACGACGAACCATGGCGTCAATATAGTCTGGCTTGACATAGCCACCGTCTGCTAATAACTGCCCGCAGTAACGGATGGCTTCTTCTTTATTGGTAAATTGCTGATTGAGTTTAATCAGACTTTTTTCAAATTCCATACTTAAGTCTCCAAATCTTTGATTGTTTCTGTAAAAATCTTATTGAGTAATTGGTAGATAATCCCTTGATTACCTGTTTTATAAATTTCTGTATAGAGGTGATTTTCAATGATGGATTGACCAATAGCTGACATCAACTCCTTGACGGCTTCCATACTATTATCCTTAGTCAGCATGACCAAAAAGCGATTCACTTTTTCTTTTTCGTGGTTCATGGACAGGGCTTCAATGGTCTGCTCCAGTTGATAGACCACAAATTGACTCTTTTCAACAGCGTGTGACTGCGTATGCAGAAGCACCAAGCCAGTTTCAGGGATGGCAAAAGGGCTAATGGCAAAACGTTTGAGTAGCTTCTTGGTCAAATAGTTTTGGTCTGAGATAAAGGGTAAATCCTCAAGAACCTGGGCAACCGTTTCCTCAAAGGAAGGTCTATTGTTTAACCCTTTCAGGTAAAAACGATCCAACAAATCTTGACTGGCTTCTAGATAGTACTGGAGGTCTGTCTGACCGACAATCTCAACATGACGATTCCTCTCCTGATTTCGCTCCAATTGAACAGCCTGAAGGCGTTCCTGCAGGTGTAAAATCTCAGACGTGTTAGGATAGATAGAAACCAACTCAACACCAGGATAATCATTAGGACTGGTTGCTAGAACGTAGTCAAACTGCTCTCGGTCCGACTCCAAATATTCATCTAAGCGCTTGACCTGAACCGACTGAACAAAGGGAGCAATCGACTTAATCCTGCTGATAAGCAATTCAACTGCCAGAGGGCGTTGGTTGGTTAAGAGCAGAATCTGAATCGGATAAATATCCGGGCTCCGTCTAATGCTGGAGGCAAAGTGAAGGGTGATTAACTCATACTCTGCTTCATTTTGCAAATAGGCCGGAAATAAATCCTTAAGAACCAAGCGAATAATCCGATGGAGGAAATCATTTTGGTAGGCAACCAGGTGAGCTGGCTGGGACAG harbors:
- a CDS encoding mannitol-1-phosphate 5-dehydrogenase, with protein sequence MSKAVHFGAGNIGRGFIGEILFENDFDITFVDVNEKIIDVLNERASYEIEIAEDGKRHIAVSGVSGINNGKDPEAVVAAITQADIITTAIGPNILPLIAGLIAQGIEARQAAGKEEPIDILACENMIGGSQFLWEEVKKHLSQAGLEYAENYVGFPNAAVDRIVPAQSHEDPLFVVVEPFKEWVVETGCMKNKGLKLTGVHYEEELTPFIERKLFSVNSGHATSAYTGAHYGAQTILEALKNSTVKANVQAVLAEIRSLLIAKWDFKEADLLDYHKVIISRFENPYIVDDVTRVARTPIRKLGFDERFIRPIRELKERGLAYDNLLKTVAYVFEYKDPNDQQSVELQDLLANKPLAEVITQVTGLEDQDLIAEIESAVEALENLLL
- a CDS encoding PTS sugar transporter subunit IIA, whose protein sequence is MEFEKSLIKLNQQFTNKEEAIRYCGQLLADGGYVKPDYIDAMVRRDQELSVYMGNFIAIPHGTDDAKKEVLKTGVTVVQVPKGVNFGTEEDPQIATVLFGIAGLGNEHLELIQKISIFCADVDNVVKLADAQSQDEIIRLLNSVE